In Mesorhizobium sp., one DNA window encodes the following:
- the xseA gene encoding exodeoxyribonuclease VII large subunit, which translates to MDEAADSPTNAHEYSVSEISIALKRTVEDAFGNVRVRGEVSGYRGPHSSGHAYFSLKDDRSRIEAVIWKGTFQKLKFRPEEGMEVIASGKLTTYPGSSKYQIVIDNLEPAGAGALMALLEERKRRLAAEGLFDAGRKQLLPYLPRVIGVVTSPTGAVIRDIIHRITDRYPLHVIVWPVRVQGETTGVEVANAVAGFNALPEDGPIARPDLIIVARGGGSLEDLWGFNDEAVVRAVAGSDIPVISAVGHETDWTLIDLAADVRAPTPTGAAEMAVPVKAELESTLASLGARLRACSSRNLDRKRQALRSAARALPSPDQLFALPRRHFDEIGGRLDRAAAVGAERRRARLAAIRLSPATLERGIAEARRHLARTAAQLPKCAGTYYERRRLRLDTAARRLTVEPFARRNSDNRRVLERLALRLPKVVGSMLAERRRRLAQATRLVDSLSVKSVLDRGFALVEREDGTLAKRAADIADGTRLSLRFADGEKSAVAGDGGAPADPARTKPGAGAAKPKADQGSLF; encoded by the coding sequence ATGGACGAGGCAGCCGATTCTCCCACCAACGCGCATGAATACTCGGTCAGCGAGATCTCGATCGCGCTCAAGCGCACGGTCGAGGACGCTTTCGGCAATGTGCGGGTGCGCGGCGAAGTTTCCGGATATCGGGGCCCGCATTCTTCGGGTCACGCCTATTTTTCGCTCAAGGACGACCGGTCCCGCATCGAGGCGGTGATCTGGAAGGGTACGTTCCAGAAGCTGAAGTTCCGGCCCGAAGAGGGCATGGAGGTGATCGCGAGCGGCAAGCTCACCACCTATCCCGGTTCCTCGAAATACCAGATCGTCATCGACAATCTGGAGCCCGCCGGCGCCGGCGCGCTGATGGCACTGCTCGAAGAGCGCAAGCGCAGGCTCGCCGCCGAAGGGCTGTTCGACGCCGGCCGCAAGCAGCTCCTGCCCTATCTGCCGCGCGTCATCGGCGTGGTCACCTCGCCGACAGGCGCCGTCATTCGCGACATCATCCACCGCATCACGGACCGCTACCCTCTTCACGTCATCGTCTGGCCGGTGCGCGTACAGGGCGAGACGACCGGCGTCGAAGTGGCCAACGCAGTCGCCGGTTTCAACGCGCTGCCGGAGGACGGGCCCATCGCGCGGCCCGACCTGATCATCGTCGCGCGCGGCGGCGGCAGCCTCGAAGATCTCTGGGGCTTCAACGACGAGGCGGTGGTGCGCGCGGTGGCCGGATCGGACATTCCCGTCATCTCGGCCGTCGGCCACGAGACGGACTGGACGCTGATCGATCTTGCCGCCGACGTCCGAGCGCCGACGCCGACCGGTGCGGCCGAAATGGCGGTGCCGGTGAAGGCGGAATTGGAATCGACGCTGGCCTCGCTCGGCGCGCGGCTACGCGCCTGCTCCTCCCGCAACCTCGACCGGAAGAGGCAGGCACTGAGAAGCGCCGCGCGGGCACTCCCCTCGCCCGATCAGCTTTTCGCCCTGCCGCGGCGGCATTTCGACGAGATCGGCGGGCGGCTTGACCGCGCCGCCGCGGTCGGCGCGGAACGGCGGCGCGCGCGGCTCGCCGCCATCCGCCTGTCGCCGGCGACGCTGGAGCGCGGCATCGCCGAGGCGCGGCGGCATCTGGCCAGAACTGCGGCGCAACTGCCGAAATGCGCCGGCACCTATTACGAACGGCGCAGGCTGCGGCTCGACACGGCGGCGCGGCGGCTGACCGTCGAGCCCTTTGCCCGGCGCAACAGCGACAACCGCAGGGTACTGGAACGCCTGGCACTGCGGCTGCCGAAGGTGGTGGGCTCGATGCTGGCGGAACGGCGCAGGCGGCTCGCGCAGGCAACCAGGCTTGTCGATTCCCTGTCGGTCAAATCGGTCCTCGACCGCGGCTTCGCACTGGTCGAGCGCGAGGACGGAACGCTGGCCAAGCGCGCGGCGGACATCGCCGACGGGACGCGGCTGTCGTTGAGATTCGCGGACGGGGAGAAGTCCGCGGTCGCCGGGGACGGCGGAGCGCCGGCCGACCCGGCGCGGACAAAGCCGGGGGCCGGCGCCGCCAAGCCTAAGGCAGATCAGGGCAGCCTGTTCTGA
- a CDS encoding iron ABC transporter permease: MLALLPAIAIAAVVLAPIVAIGFIAFSGSGEDWPHLLRNVLPGALRTTALLLFLVTLGTASIGVVSAWLVVAFDFPFRRLLSWALVLPFAVPPYLAAYAFAEFFHFSGPVQSAIRALFGFQTRADYWFPDIRSTAGAALVLSAVLFPYVYMTTRIVFIMQGRNIADVARTLGASPFKVLTRILLPVAKPAIAAGVALVLMETLNDIGASEYLGVRTLTFSVYSTWLNRGSLEGAAQIAVLMLVLVFALLWAERWARRNQRFHSARATQMKVRPPRTVLRGWRAVLATTAAALPVLAGFGVPLYVFGRYALRRVEQFSDPALGKALFHSIVAASGTAAITVAAALLLTYAVRLARTREMAMLSRLATLGYALPGTILGLGLLFVLARFDNTLDALARAYLGISTGLLISGSAAAVILACSLRFLALAEGSIRSGIEKLPPHLDEAARSLGRGPAQSALTVILPLLGPAIFTATVLVFVDTIKELSATILLRPFGFNTLATYVYENASRGVVEDGAIAALAIIATSLVPVALLSGALMRDREASL; this comes from the coding sequence GTGCTCGCGCTTCTGCCGGCGATCGCTATTGCGGCGGTCGTGCTCGCGCCCATCGTCGCGATTGGCTTCATCGCGTTCTCGGGCAGCGGAGAGGATTGGCCTCATTTGCTCCGCAACGTCCTGCCGGGCGCGCTGCGGACGACCGCGCTCCTGCTCTTCCTGGTGACCCTCGGCACCGCCTCGATCGGAGTGGTGAGCGCATGGCTTGTGGTGGCGTTCGATTTCCCGTTCCGCCGTCTATTGTCCTGGGCGCTGGTACTGCCGTTCGCGGTGCCGCCGTATCTCGCAGCATACGCCTTCGCTGAGTTTTTCCACTTCTCCGGGCCGGTGCAGAGCGCCATCCGCGCCTTGTTCGGCTTTCAGACGCGTGCCGACTACTGGTTCCCCGACATCCGCTCGACGGCCGGCGCGGCGCTCGTCCTGTCGGCCGTGCTCTTTCCCTATGTCTACATGACGACGCGCATCGTCTTCATCATGCAGGGGCGCAACATCGCGGACGTGGCGCGCACGCTCGGCGCCTCGCCGTTCAAGGTACTGACGCGTATCCTCCTTCCGGTGGCGAAGCCGGCGATCGCGGCGGGCGTCGCGCTGGTGCTGATGGAAACGTTGAACGATATCGGCGCGTCGGAGTATCTCGGCGTTCGGACCCTCACCTTCTCCGTCTATTCGACCTGGCTCAACCGCGGCAGCCTGGAGGGCGCCGCCCAGATCGCGGTGCTGATGCTCGTCCTGGTCTTCGCGCTGCTGTGGGCCGAGCGCTGGGCCAGGCGAAACCAGCGATTTCATTCAGCCCGCGCCACGCAGATGAAGGTCAGGCCGCCGCGAACCGTGCTTCGCGGCTGGCGCGCGGTGCTGGCGACGACGGCCGCCGCGCTGCCCGTCCTCGCCGGCTTCGGCGTCCCGCTTTACGTCTTCGGGCGCTATGCTCTGCGGCGGGTCGAACAGTTCTCCGACCCCGCGCTCGGCAAGGCGCTGTTCCATAGCATCGTCGCCGCATCCGGCACGGCGGCGATCACGGTCGCCGCCGCCCTGCTTTTGACCTATGCCGTGCGGCTCGCCCGCACACGCGAAATGGCGATGCTTTCGCGGCTCGCGACGCTTGGATATGCCCTGCCCGGCACGATCCTCGGCCTCGGCCTGCTGTTCGTCCTGGCCCGGTTCGACAACACGTTGGATGCGTTGGCGCGAGCCTATCTCGGGATCTCGACGGGGCTCCTGATCTCCGGCTCTGCGGCGGCTGTGATCCTCGCCTGTTCGCTGCGATTCCTGGCCCTTGCCGAGGGATCGATCCGGTCCGGCATTGAAAAGCTTCCGCCTCACCTCGACGAGGCGGCCCGCAGTCTCGGCCGCGGTCCCGCGCAAAGCGCGTTGACCGTGATACTGCCTTTGCTTGGACCTGCCATCTTCACGGCGACGGTGCTGGTGTTCGTGGATACGATCAAGGAACTGTCGGCAACGATCCTGCTCAGACCGTTCGGCTTCAACACGCTCGCGACCTATGTCTACGAGAACGCTTCGCGCGGCGTCGTCGAGGACGGCGCGATCGCGGCCCTCGCCATCATCGCAACCTCGCTGGTTCCCGTCGCGCTGCTTTCCGGAGCGCTGATGCGCGACCGGGAAGCCTCGCTCTGA
- a CDS encoding PAS domain S-box protein, translating to MPTRVYPFIDIAVLAAVRPHFLAGDAVVILSTELDTVVWANGAGAALLGYDDIEEARGAASNLGFAARRQIAGMPGFPAIGTRRSLLVRITQRLSSHTVGFLASEIVLPDGTHAIMLVAPDLDAARRSPEEIGARAIHGIGEAGHHAALIDGGGVAIAASPGFLSIAPGHAALAELVADVRGEADRLIKRLVPIGDMAFPVGVAYLSDHPERHLVVVVDDPQPLESSEPEVAGARPQPAPPAIEPALPAPLASFSGEVDGWFFDDAPRPAPPSTVALDAAAAAQAPTADVPEPDFAAIASDPTASQEVSATADTESASEESSDIAARFLVDEDFEDSTEDDASASPPIEIGSNDLGGTVTTAEEEAKDDLASSEEVGPPEISPEASAAPVDTEPTSEMAGDVAASAPDGEDIDDMVEDVESAVPAEDLIHLATNDATAEAEPAAEQDLSDTAFSEDVLPPPADSAVETDEETPPVATSEPDVGDDAVFHPDLRSGPVRFVWRTDAEGRFASISEEFARSVGPASADVTGRPFREVADAFGLDPDGEIAGLLERRDTWSGRSVMWPIEGTDLKVPVDLAALPVYARDRSFEGFRGFGVVRAGDAVVDEEAIGLSLGTRHDTQASKAVPAEANDPFAGEAPAIAVDATPERRQTDKVIRLAEHRPLAGERTLSPNEKNAFREIGARLKEAGAEPLAGSENPEATPASTEQSPPPDGDEDDQPEPRLYSDDLAGPDEDEWYDDAPDEADGDGLIEDYLDPSEPEPDELVHALGGLDDLDRAADGDEDFQDELPAELSADTDEYSLAAVEYEHAGREEDGEARSVDTSVLERLPVPVLIHSGDTLHFANREFLDLTGYVSLLELEQSGGLDVLFADESESPGRDPDDHRRRLRTRGGEEFPVDALLQSVPWNGGKALLLALRTSPVATVPPATAEELTELESRVNEMSTILDTATDGIVIIGNDGTIRSISRPAEALFGFDSTEVAGKPFVSLFAVESQRAARDYLNGLSDNGVASVLNDGREVIGREAQGRFIPLFMTIGRLPGAKGYCAVLRDITQWKRAEEELTQARAEAERASSQKTEFLARISHEIRTPLNAIIGFSELMIDEKFGPIVNDRYRDYLRDINKSGNHVLDLVNDLLDISKIEAGEQEMSYEAVSLNETLAEAVAMMQPQANRNRVIIRSSYASRLPDVVADLRSIRQIALNLLSNAVRYTQAGGQVIVSTAYEPTGDVVLRVRDTGVGMSQGEIEQALKPFRQINALKRPRGDGTGLGLPLTKAMVEANRARFAISSAPGEGTMVEIVFPSQRVLAG from the coding sequence ATGCCGACACGAGTCTATCCGTTCATAGACATCGCCGTGCTCGCCGCCGTGCGCCCGCATTTCCTCGCGGGCGACGCGGTGGTGATCCTGTCCACCGAACTCGATACCGTCGTATGGGCGAACGGGGCGGGTGCCGCCCTGCTCGGCTATGACGACATCGAGGAGGCCCGGGGCGCAGCGTCCAATCTCGGCTTCGCCGCGCGTCGGCAGATCGCCGGCATGCCGGGTTTTCCCGCAATCGGTACGCGCCGGAGCCTTCTTGTGCGTATCACGCAAAGGCTGAGCAGCCACACGGTCGGCTTCCTGGCGAGCGAGATCGTCCTGCCGGACGGCACGCACGCCATCATGCTCGTTGCGCCGGACCTCGACGCTGCCAGGCGCAGCCCCGAGGAGATCGGCGCGCGCGCGATCCACGGCATCGGCGAGGCGGGCCACCATGCGGCGCTGATCGATGGCGGCGGCGTGGCGATCGCGGCGTCTCCCGGTTTCCTGTCGATCGCACCGGGGCATGCGGCGCTGGCCGAGCTGGTCGCCGACGTGCGCGGGGAAGCCGACCGGCTGATCAAGCGCCTGGTGCCGATCGGCGACATGGCTTTTCCGGTCGGGGTAGCCTACCTCTCCGATCATCCGGAGCGGCATCTCGTCGTCGTCGTCGACGATCCGCAACCGCTCGAATCCTCGGAGCCCGAGGTTGCCGGCGCCCGGCCGCAACCCGCGCCGCCGGCGATCGAGCCCGCGCTTCCGGCTCCCCTCGCGTCCTTCTCCGGCGAGGTCGACGGCTGGTTCTTCGACGACGCACCGAGACCCGCGCCGCCATCGACCGTCGCCCTGGACGCGGCGGCTGCGGCACAGGCGCCCACAGCCGACGTCCCGGAACCCGATTTCGCCGCGATCGCTTCCGACCCGACCGCGAGTCAAGAGGTAAGCGCGACGGCTGACACGGAGTCAGCGTCCGAGGAATCATCGGACATCGCGGCACGCTTTCTCGTCGACGAGGATTTCGAGGACTCGACAGAGGACGACGCAAGCGCCTCGCCTCCCATCGAAATCGGTTCCAACGATCTGGGCGGCACCGTCACGACGGCCGAAGAGGAAGCGAAAGATGATCTCGCCTCTTCCGAGGAGGTCGGGCCGCCCGAGATTTCTCCCGAGGCGAGCGCGGCGCCCGTCGACACGGAGCCAACCTCCGAGATGGCGGGAGACGTCGCTGCGAGCGCTCCGGACGGCGAGGACATCGACGACATGGTCGAGGATGTCGAGAGCGCCGTGCCCGCTGAAGACCTCATTCACCTCGCCACGAACGACGCAACTGCCGAGGCCGAACCCGCAGCCGAGCAGGATCTTTCCGACACAGCGTTCTCTGAGGACGTTTTGCCCCCGCCGGCAGATTCTGCCGTCGAGACCGATGAGGAGACGCCTCCCGTCGCGACATCGGAGCCGGACGTCGGCGACGACGCCGTGTTCCATCCCGACCTGCGGTCCGGACCGGTCCGCTTCGTCTGGCGAACCGATGCCGAAGGGCGGTTCGCCTCGATTTCCGAAGAATTCGCCCGCAGCGTCGGACCAGCCTCGGCCGATGTCACCGGCAGGCCCTTCCGCGAGGTTGCGGACGCCTTCGGCCTCGACCCCGACGGTGAGATAGCTGGCCTGCTGGAGCGTCGGGACACGTGGTCCGGCAGGTCGGTGATGTGGCCGATCGAGGGAACGGACCTTAAAGTGCCCGTCGACCTGGCGGCCCTGCCCGTTTATGCGCGCGACCGCTCGTTCGAGGGGTTCAGGGGCTTCGGCGTGGTGCGTGCCGGCGATGCCGTCGTGGACGAGGAGGCGATCGGCCTGTCGCTCGGGACAAGGCACGACACCCAGGCCAGCAAGGCGGTGCCCGCCGAGGCGAATGACCCCTTCGCGGGCGAGGCGCCTGCGATCGCCGTCGATGCGACACCGGAGCGGAGGCAGACCGACAAAGTGATCCGTCTCGCGGAGCATCGCCCACTCGCGGGCGAACGCACCCTGTCCCCGAACGAAAAGAACGCTTTCCGCGAAATCGGCGCACGACTGAAGGAGGCGGGGGCGGAGCCTCTCGCCGGCTCCGAGAATCCGGAAGCGACTCCAGCTTCCACGGAGCAATCGCCGCCGCCGGACGGCGATGAGGACGACCAGCCGGAACCGCGGCTCTATTCGGACGACCTCGCGGGTCCCGACGAGGACGAATGGTATGACGATGCGCCGGATGAGGCCGATGGGGACGGGCTGATCGAGGATTATCTCGACCCGAGCGAGCCGGAACCTGACGAACTCGTCCACGCCTTGGGCGGCCTTGACGATCTGGACCGAGCCGCCGACGGCGATGAGGATTTCCAGGACGAGCTGCCGGCCGAGCTTTCCGCGGACACGGACGAATACTCGCTCGCCGCGGTCGAATATGAACATGCAGGGAGGGAGGAAGACGGCGAGGCTCGTTCGGTCGACACGTCCGTACTCGAAAGGCTGCCGGTTCCGGTCCTGATCCATTCGGGAGATACGCTGCATTTCGCCAACCGGGAGTTCCTCGACCTCACCGGATACGTCTCGCTTCTGGAACTTGAGCAGAGCGGCGGCCTGGATGTCCTGTTCGCCGACGAAAGCGAGAGCCCCGGGCGCGATCCGGATGACCACCGGCGCCGCCTGCGGACGCGAGGCGGGGAGGAGTTCCCGGTCGACGCCCTGCTTCAATCGGTACCGTGGAATGGCGGCAAAGCGCTGCTTCTGGCATTGCGGACATCACCGGTCGCTACGGTGCCGCCGGCGACCGCCGAGGAACTGACCGAGCTCGAATCGCGCGTCAACGAGATGAGCACGATCCTCGACACGGCAACGGACGGGATCGTGATCATCGGGAATGATGGCACGATTCGCTCGATCAGCCGGCCGGCGGAGGCCCTGTTCGGCTTCGACAGTACCGAAGTCGCAGGCAAGCCGTTCGTCTCCCTTTTCGCGGTCGAGAGCCAGCGCGCCGCCCGCGACTATCTCAACGGCCTGTCGGACAACGGCGTGGCGAGCGTGCTGAACGACGGCCGCGAAGTGATCGGGCGCGAGGCGCAGGGCCGATTCATACCTTTGTTCATGACCATCGGGCGGCTGCCGGGCGCGAAGGGCTACTGTGCCGTGCTGCGCGACATCACGCAGTGGAAACGCGCCGAGGAGGAACTGACCCAGGCCCGTGCCGAGGCCGAGCGCGCGTCGTCGCAGAAGACCGAATTCCTGGCACGCATCAGCCATGAGATCCGCACGCCGCTCAACGCGATCATCGGATTTTCCGAACTGATGATCGACGAGAAGTTCGGACCGATCGTCAACGACCGCTACCGCGACTATCTGCGCGACATCAACAAGTCTGGCAACCATGTGCTCGACCTCGTCAACGATCTGCTCGACATCTCGAAGATCGAGGCCGGCGAACAGGAGATGAGCTACGAGGCCGTGTCGCTCAACGAGACGCTGGCGGAGGCAGTGGCGATGATGCAACCGCAGGCCAACCGCAACCGGGTCATCATCCGCTCGTCCTATGCCTCGCGCCTGCCGGACGTGGTCGCCGACCTGCGCTCGATCCGCCAGATCGCGCTCAACCTGCTCTCGAATGCGGTGCGCTACACGCAGGCCGGCGGACAAGTCATCGTCTCCACGGCCTACGAGCCGACCGGCGACGTGGTGCTGCGGGTGCGCGACACCGGCGTCGGCATGAGCCAGGGCGAGATCGAACAGGCGCTCAAGCCCTTCAGACAGATCAATGCGCTGAAACGCCCGCGCGGCGACGGCACCGGCCTGGGCCTGCCGCTGACCAAGGCGATGGTGGAAGCAAACCGTGCCCGCTTTGCCATCAGTTCGGCTCCGGGCGAAGGCACAATGGTCGAAATCGTCTTCCCCTCTCAGCGCGTGCTTGCCGGGTGA
- a CDS encoding diphosphate--fructose-6-phosphate 1-phosphotransferase, with protein MSGTFVIAQGGGPTAVINQTLAGAITAIRSRHPGARILGARHGVRGLRDGHLADLQTLSTAELERLARTPGAALGSTRDKPDAAYCDAVLKGLRTAGADAFIYIGGNDTAGTQSLIAQASGGTIACVHAPKTIDNDLVENDHTPGFISAAEFVAGAFAGADLDFRSLPGIYVGIVMGRHAGFLTAASAAWRSDDDGGPHLVYVPERPFERDRFIDSVRGMIGRRGHCVVAMSEGVQNRDGRSLIEHLVPPELLERDPHGNVRLSGTDLGQAVERILAEELPRVRARVDTFGYLPRSHAGLVNATDQREAFEAGAFAVEVAEAGSYSVALQFDGTATRPVRVPLDAVAGKTRHMPADFLDADRDQVSSAGMAYLARLLPPRPDIRHALL; from the coding sequence ATGAGTGGCACATTCGTTATCGCGCAAGGCGGCGGACCCACCGCCGTGATCAACCAGACGCTGGCCGGGGCCATCACCGCAATCCGCAGCCGTCACCCCGGCGCGCGCATCCTGGGCGCACGGCATGGGGTGCGGGGACTGCGCGATGGGCATCTGGCCGATCTCCAGACCCTTTCGACCGCCGAGCTCGAGCGATTGGCGCGGACGCCGGGCGCAGCACTCGGCAGCACCCGCGACAAGCCGGATGCGGCCTATTGCGATGCTGTCCTGAAAGGTCTGCGCACTGCCGGCGCGGACGCCTTCATCTACATTGGCGGAAATGACACGGCCGGGACGCAGAGCCTGATCGCGCAGGCGTCCGGCGGCACCATCGCCTGCGTGCATGCGCCCAAGACGATCGACAACGACCTCGTGGAGAACGACCATACGCCGGGCTTCATCTCCGCTGCCGAGTTCGTCGCCGGCGCCTTCGCCGGGGCCGATCTCGACTTCCGCTCGCTTCCCGGCATCTATGTCGGCATCGTCATGGGCCGTCACGCCGGCTTCCTGACGGCGGCGTCGGCGGCTTGGCGTTCGGACGACGACGGCGGCCCGCATCTCGTTTACGTGCCGGAGCGTCCGTTCGAGCGGGACCGTTTCATCGACAGCGTTCGCGGCATGATCGGACGCCGCGGACATTGCGTCGTCGCCATGTCGGAAGGCGTGCAGAACCGGGACGGTCGCTCGCTGATCGAGCATCTCGTGCCCCCCGAATTGCTGGAGCGCGACCCGCACGGGAATGTGCGGCTATCGGGCACCGACCTCGGTCAGGCGGTCGAGCGCATCCTCGCCGAGGAACTGCCGCGCGTCCGCGCCCGCGTCGACACGTTCGGCTACCTGCCGCGCAGCCATGCCGGCCTGGTCAACGCGACGGACCAGCGCGAGGCCTTCGAGGCCGGAGCCTTCGCGGTGGAGGTCGCCGAAGCCGGCAGCTATTCCGTCGCGCTCCAGTTCGACGGAACGGCCACCCGCCCGGTGCGCGTCCCCCTCGATGCGGTGGCGGGGAAGACCCGCCACATGCCTGCGGATTTTCTGGACGCCGACCGGGATCAAGTGTCGAGTGCCGGCATGGCCTATCTGGCGCGTCTGCTGCCGCCGCGCCCGGATATCCGCCATGCGCTCCTGTAG
- a CDS encoding phasin, which translates to MSKTAKDTIEFPSFDASKATEQLRDFTEKGIEQTKEVYSKLKSGAEDAQKTFESTYETARATGAELSLKTISAMRANADAAFSHLEALVGVKSVSEFIELQTAWMRKSVEMGVEQAKDLQAASTKAVEDVAKPVKTAFEKTMKELKVA; encoded by the coding sequence ATGAGCAAGACCGCCAAGGACACCATCGAATTCCCCAGCTTCGACGCTTCGAAAGCGACTGAGCAGCTGCGCGATTTCACCGAGAAGGGCATTGAGCAGACCAAGGAGGTCTACTCCAAGCTGAAATCCGGTGCCGAAGACGCGCAGAAGACGTTTGAATCCACCTATGAGACCGCCCGCGCGACCGGCGCCGAGCTGTCCCTGAAGACGATCTCCGCCATGCGCGCCAATGCCGATGCGGCCTTCTCGCATCTCGAGGCGCTTGTCGGCGTGAAGTCGGTCTCCGAGTTCATCGAGCTGCAGACCGCCTGGATGCGCAAGAGCGTCGAGATGGGCGTCGAGCAGGCAAAGGATCTCCAGGCTGCCTCCACCAAGGCTGTCGAGGACGTTGCCAAGCCGGTGAAGACCGCCTTCGAGAAGACGATGAAGGAACTCAAGGTCGCCTGA
- a CDS encoding Fe(3+) ABC transporter substrate-binding protein, whose protein sequence is MTTAYGYRAAFAGLGLAIGLAASAASAQTVNIYSYRQPDLIKPVLDAFTAETGIKTEVLFLDKGLEERIAAEGVNSPADVILTVDIARLAKTVDAGVTQPLDDATVNANIPAEYRDPSGNWFGLTKRARVVYASKDRVGDSAITYADLADPKWKGKICIRSGQHDYNLALISAAIAHWGEEKTEEWLKGVKANLARKPDGGDRDQAKAIAAGECDIALGNTYYVGLMMTNEKDPEQKDWAKAIKVLFPTFENGGTHVNVSGVALAKNAPNRDNAVKLVQFLSSDKAQQIYAEQVFEYPVEPGLAPSEIVSGFGQLTADTLPLADIAKNRKAASEMVDRVGLDDGPAS, encoded by the coding sequence ATGACAACAGCCTACGGATATCGTGCCGCGTTCGCCGGCCTTGGCCTCGCGATCGGGCTGGCCGCATCGGCCGCGTCCGCACAGACCGTCAACATCTATTCCTATCGCCAGCCGGACCTGATCAAGCCGGTCCTCGACGCCTTCACGGCGGAGACCGGGATCAAGACGGAAGTGCTCTTTCTCGACAAGGGCCTGGAGGAACGCATAGCAGCCGAGGGTGTCAATTCCCCGGCGGACGTGATCCTGACCGTCGACATCGCCCGCCTCGCCAAGACCGTCGACGCGGGCGTGACCCAGCCGCTCGACGACGCGACAGTCAATGCCAATATTCCGGCCGAATATCGCGATCCCTCCGGCAACTGGTTCGGGCTGACCAAGCGGGCCCGCGTCGTCTATGCGTCGAAGGACCGCGTCGGCGACAGCGCGATCACTTATGCCGACCTCGCCGATCCCAAGTGGAAGGGCAAAATCTGCATCCGCTCGGGCCAGCACGATTACAATCTGGCCCTGATCTCCGCCGCGATCGCGCATTGGGGCGAGGAAAAGACCGAGGAATGGCTGAAGGGCGTGAAGGCCAACCTCGCCCGCAAGCCCGACGGCGGCGACCGCGACCAGGCGAAAGCCATCGCGGCAGGCGAATGCGATATCGCGCTCGGCAACACCTACTACGTCGGCCTGATGATGACCAACGAGAAGGATCCCGAGCAAAAGGACTGGGCGAAGGCCATCAAGGTCTTATTCCCGACCTTCGAGAACGGCGGCACCCATGTCAACGTGTCCGGCGTCGCGCTCGCCAAGAACGCGCCGAACCGCGACAATGCCGTGAAACTCGTCCAGTTTCTGTCCTCCGACAAGGCCCAGCAGATCTATGCCGAGCAAGTGTTCGAGTATCCTGTGGAGCCGGGTCTGGCACCTTCCGAGATCGTCAGTGGCTTCGGCCAGCTGACTGCCGATACACTACCGCTTGCCGACATCGCGAAGAATCGCAAAGCCGCCTCCGAGATGGTCGACAGGGTCGGCCTCGACGATGGCCCGGCGAGCTGA